In Treponema primitia ZAS-2, a genomic segment contains:
- a CDS encoding sugar transferase, with protein MALSRKKRQFFIAIIDIILLLISVHMALVIRWRLFPSIHDYFVHIWVMLPVIIAWIICFYTLGFYSLEMPYAGYKTIWTIFLVAIICTFFGFSIYYLNYDSLIVPKTILLLFSSFAFALIGFWRWFLSVVLKKYFPVSNIIFIGINNTVADLLHNTSNFSYMTYHVPFIFDDTYEGDDYCGIPVCKEKASFINEIKKNNIQAIVFANDINISYILQDILFELLHSRVFFFNIADFYETYLRRIPIDSVNELWFLRSINLNVKNLYQYFKRIGDIIIALLILILALPFFPLIILMIKAESPGSAFFFQKRVGLFGNEFTIIKFRTMRIEKNTGGMVTNNDPRITKFGDFLRKTRIDEIPQCINIIRGDMSFIGPRPEQPVFVSHLEKNIPFYRQRLLVKPGLTGWDQVSGEYHSPSGEDTRKKMQRDLYYIKNMSLLLDISILFKTVVTVLKQEGR; from the coding sequence ATGGCTCTATCTCGAAAGAAACGTCAATTTTTTATAGCTATTATTGATATTATATTACTCCTTATTTCGGTACACATGGCGCTTGTCATACGGTGGCGTCTCTTTCCGTCTATTCATGATTATTTTGTCCATATATGGGTGATGCTTCCGGTAATCATAGCCTGGATAATCTGTTTTTACACCCTTGGGTTTTATTCCCTGGAAATGCCCTATGCAGGCTATAAAACAATATGGACCATATTTCTTGTTGCCATTATTTGTACGTTTTTTGGTTTTTCTATTTATTATCTCAATTATGACTCACTAATTGTGCCGAAAACTATTCTGTTGTTATTTTCATCCTTCGCCTTTGCCCTTATTGGGTTTTGGCGATGGTTTCTTAGCGTAGTATTAAAAAAGTATTTTCCCGTGTCTAATATTATTTTTATTGGTATTAACAATACGGTTGCCGATTTATTACATAACACCAGCAATTTTTCGTATATGACCTATCATGTTCCCTTTATATTTGATGATACCTATGAGGGAGATGATTATTGCGGTATACCGGTGTGTAAAGAAAAAGCATCATTTATAAATGAAATCAAAAAAAATAATATCCAGGCAATAGTTTTTGCTAATGATATAAATATTTCTTACATCCTGCAAGATATCCTGTTTGAACTTTTGCATAGCCGCGTCTTTTTTTTCAATATAGCTGATTTTTATGAAACATATTTGCGGCGTATTCCCATTGATTCGGTAAATGAACTCTGGTTTTTACGAAGTATTAATCTAAACGTCAAAAACCTGTATCAATATTTTAAACGAATAGGCGATATAATAATAGCCCTATTGATCTTGATTTTAGCACTGCCTTTTTTCCCCCTTATCATCCTGATGATAAAAGCAGAAAGTCCGGGATCTGCTTTTTTCTTTCAGAAGCGGGTTGGTCTTTTTGGTAATGAATTTACTATTATAAAATTTCGTACCATGCGGATAGAAAAAAATACCGGCGGCATGGTTACTAACAATGATCCCCGTATAACGAAATTCGGTGATTTCCTGCGCAAAACCCGGATTGATGAAATTCCACAATGTATTAATATTATTAGGGGTGATATGAGTTTTATCGGACCCCGGCCGGAGCAGCCTGTTTTTGTTAGTCATCTGGAGAAGAATATTCCCTTTTACCGCCAGCGCCTATTGGTAAAACCAGGCCTTACTGGATGGGATCAGGTATCGGGGGAGTATCATTCGCCTTCCGGAGAAGATACCCGTAAAAAAATGCAGCGCGATTTGTATTATATCAAGAA
- a CDS encoding adenylyltransferase/cytidyltransferase family protein, producing the protein MKITPKKIVKAFIPYGILKILDVKKSKSIRVNAEKLQHNFPPPNVQTDIAQKWLFFQIHELYAAGYTATQWCIDKGYKNVVLYTEKQYWPLIEPIALSFRMDKRIAMHACSRIPFISRYQDEVVFGWFVSGALNTIDLNNVDVIFIIKPFIDSAAEKYLEGTKMRIVQLPDLIQLLRAYFLFEKPLILFASLHPDVHLLTYRYPRFPQKNRTENEDNILSNRRAEKEFLDGLKKGIFITSTYDELSYTPSDVLEMLTTPTSYLDDNNLRIYNDKEGKYVNIKDGHRVTIGQPENPERTIYFSGPCDIFGHGSPDSGTIPSQLQALLNRHIPERHFIVQNYGGYIYGRHDDYLRQLFSLSVKPGDIVVSHAPPSEHYYWTDLSEILQRPHSYGEVFIDRLHFNENGNRAVTDALYKALEENNFFSEPKKIDAPPSSLFALPHLFGIPESALQQNTASSINIPSEYTAELEKYKKSLLEHKTRIGAVVMNCNPFTFGHRYLAEYAAQQVERLYIFAVEEDKSIFPFADRLELIKAGVKDLPNVTVLPSGKFIISSLTFKDYFNKSEMQDRVIDPSNDVTIFAEEIAPTLGINVRFAGEEPLDNVTRQYNDTMKRILPQHGIEFEVIPRKEVDGTPISASKVRKLLEEKNFVKISKLVPETTLKYLQEKCGK; encoded by the coding sequence TTGAAAATTACGCCGAAGAAGATTGTCAAAGCTTTTATACCGTATGGGATTTTAAAAATATTGGATGTAAAAAAATCCAAATCAATACGGGTAAACGCAGAAAAACTACAGCATAATTTCCCTCCACCCAATGTGCAGACTGATATTGCTCAAAAATGGCTTTTTTTTCAAATCCATGAGTTATACGCGGCAGGTTATACCGCCACACAATGGTGCATTGACAAGGGGTATAAAAACGTCGTTCTCTATACAGAAAAGCAATATTGGCCTTTGATAGAACCAATTGCTTTATCATTTCGTATGGATAAAAGAATAGCAATGCATGCCTGTTCAAGAATTCCTTTTATATCAAGGTATCAAGATGAAGTTGTTTTTGGCTGGTTTGTTTCCGGTGCGCTCAATACAATCGATCTGAACAATGTAGACGTGATCTTTATCATCAAACCGTTTATTGATTCTGCCGCTGAAAAATATCTGGAAGGAACTAAAATGCGGATTGTGCAGCTGCCGGACCTGATACAGCTTTTGCGTGCTTATTTCCTTTTCGAAAAACCACTGATCCTCTTTGCCTCCCTTCATCCCGATGTTCACTTACTTACATATCGCTATCCACGATTTCCACAAAAAAATAGAACGGAAAATGAAGATAATATTTTGAGTAATCGCAGGGCAGAAAAAGAATTTTTGGATGGATTAAAAAAGGGTATATTTATCACATCCACCTATGATGAGCTTTCCTATACGCCGTCGGATGTGCTCGAAATGTTAACAACCCCAACTTCTTATTTAGACGACAATAATCTCCGTATTTATAATGATAAAGAAGGGAAATATGTAAACATTAAAGATGGTCACCGAGTAACAATCGGGCAGCCTGAAAACCCGGAACGTACGATTTATTTTTCTGGACCTTGTGATATCTTTGGTCATGGCTCACCGGACAGTGGCACAATTCCTTCACAATTACAGGCGCTGTTAAATAGGCATATTCCAGAGCGGCATTTCATCGTACAGAATTATGGCGGTTATATATACGGACGTCATGATGACTATTTACGCCAATTATTTTCTTTATCTGTAAAACCAGGCGACATTGTAGTCTCCCATGCTCCTCCATCAGAACACTATTATTGGACTGATTTATCAGAAATTTTGCAACGCCCCCATTCTTACGGTGAAGTATTTATTGATAGGTTACATTTTAATGAAAATGGTAATCGCGCCGTGACGGATGCCCTCTATAAAGCTCTCGAAGAAAACAATTTTTTTTCTGAGCCTAAAAAAATCGACGCTCCCCCCAGTTCACTGTTTGCGCTTCCGCATTTATTCGGTATTCCGGAATCAGCTCTACAGCAAAACACGGCATCTTCTATAAATATTCCCTCCGAATACACCGCAGAATTAGAAAAATACAAAAAATCGCTGCTTGAGCATAAAACAAGAATCGGCGCTGTCGTCATGAACTGCAATCCATTTACCTTCGGTCACCGGTATCTCGCGGAGTACGCCGCACAACAGGTTGAACGGCTTTATATCTTTGCGGTGGAAGAAGACAAGTCTATATTCCCATTTGCAGACAGGTTAGAGCTTATCAAAGCCGGCGTGAAAGACTTACCGAATGTTACCGTGCTGCCAAGCGGTAAGTTTATTATTTCATCCCTCACGTTCAAAGATTATTTTAATAAATCAGAAATGCAGGATCGTGTGATTGACCCGTCAAATGATGTGACTATTTTTGCAGAGGAAATAGCTCCTACTTTAGGTATAAACGTGCGTTTTGCCGGGGAAGAGCCATTGGACAATGTAACACGCCAATATAACGATACTATGAAGCGGATATTACCGCAGCACGGTATCGAATTTGAAGTAATTCCCAGGAAAGAAGTGGATGGCACGCCAATTAGCGCATCAAAAGTACGGAAACTGCTTGAAGAAAAGAACTTCGTGAAGATTTCAAAGCTGGTGCCGGAAACAACGTTAAAGTATTTGCAAGAAAAATGTGGTAAATAG
- a CDS encoding citrate lyase ligase, whose product MKITLKKIIKAFIPYGILKIRNIQRKKSISVNIDKKQHNFSPAHIPNYIMQKRLSQIHELYAAGYTATQWCVEKGYKNVVLYTEKQYWPLMEPIALSFRIDERTTMRAYSKIPFIINYQNEIDFGSFVSDALSTIDLKDVDVVFIIKPDVDLDVEKELKGSKARIVQLPSLIQIIHSYFFSEKPLLLFTSLHPDVHLLTFHAPIFPQKNRTENENNIFKRSKAGLEFTVGLKNGIFNTSTYDEFSYTPSDVLEMITPPPSYLDNNNLRIYNDKEGKYVNIKDGHRVTIGQPENSERTVYFIGQCNFFGHGAPDGGTIPSQLQTLLNSHAPERHFIVQNYGSYIHGRHEDYFRQLFLLPVKPGDIVVIQATPSKHYFWIDLSQILQRPHPYGEVFIDKRHWNENGNRAMADALYKTLEENDFFSEPKENNLPPGTLFAFPHLFGIPESVLQSKAAFSTNIPVKHKLFPGYEKQIEEYKEVLYEHRNKALGENGAIVMTAGPFTYGHRYLVEYAAARASTLYIFVVKDNKTFLEYEDRYAMVKEGTKDLPNVVVLSSGMFIGSRLTFSSYYNREKLQEVKIDPSSDVIFFSKEIAPILNIKTRFVGTEPFDTVTKQYNETMHKIFPENGLSLVEIQRKEIGDVAISASRVRRLLEEKNFVEISKIVPETTLSYLKEKYGG is encoded by the coding sequence TTGAAAATCACATTAAAGAAGATTATCAAAGCTTTTATACCATACGGAATTCTAAAAATTCGGAATATACAGAGAAAAAAGTCAATATCGGTAAATATAGACAAAAAACAACATAATTTCTCTCCAGCCCATATACCGAACTATATTATGCAAAAACGGCTTTCCCAAATCCATGAGCTATATGCGGCAGGTTATACCGCCACACAATGGTGCGTTGAAAAAGGATATAAAAATGTCGTACTTTATACAGAAAAGCAATATTGGCCTTTGATGGAACCGATTGCTTTATCGTTTCGTATTGACGAAAGGACAACAATGCGTGCCTATTCTAAAATTCCTTTTATAATCAATTATCAAAATGAGATTGATTTTGGCAGCTTTGTTTCAGATGCGCTCAGTACAATCGATCTAAAAGATGTAGACGTGGTCTTTATCATCAAACCGGATGTTGATTTGGATGTTGAGAAAGAGCTAAAAGGATCAAAGGCACGGATTGTACAGTTGCCATCATTGATACAAATCATACATTCTTATTTCTTTTCTGAAAAACCGCTCCTCCTCTTTACATCTCTCCATCCCGATGTTCACCTACTCACATTTCATGCGCCGATATTTCCACAAAAAAATAGAACAGAAAATGAAAATAATATTTTCAAGAGAAGTAAGGCAGGGTTGGAATTTACTGTAGGATTAAAAAATGGTATATTTAACACATCCACGTATGACGAGTTTTCCTATACTCCATCGGATGTGCTTGAAATGATTACGCCCCCTCCTTCTTATCTGGACAATAATAATCTCCGTATTTACAATGACAAGGAAGGGAAATATGTAAACATTAAAGATGGTCACCGGGTAACAATCGGGCAGCCTGAAAATTCAGAACGAACGGTTTATTTTATTGGACAATGTAATTTTTTTGGTCATGGTGCGCCGGACGGTGGTACGATACCTTCGCAATTGCAAACGCTGCTAAATAGCCATGCTCCCGAGCGGCATTTCATTGTACAGAATTATGGCAGCTATATACATGGGCGCCATGAGGACTATTTTCGCCAACTGTTTTTACTGCCCGTAAAACCAGGAGACATTGTTGTAATCCAGGCTACCCCATCAAAACACTATTTTTGGATAGATTTATCGCAAATCTTACAACGTCCCCATCCTTATGGTGAAGTTTTTATAGACAAAAGACATTGGAATGAAAATGGTAATCGCGCCATGGCGGATGCTCTCTATAAAACCCTCGAAGAAAACGATTTTTTCTCTGAACCTAAAGAAAATAACCTTCCTCCCGGCACACTGTTTGCGTTTCCACATTTATTCGGTATCCCGGAATCAGTATTACAGAGCAAGGCAGCATTCTCTACGAATATCCCTGTAAAACACAAATTATTCCCTGGGTATGAAAAGCAGATTGAGGAATATAAAGAAGTTTTGTATGAACACCGCAACAAAGCTTTGGGTGAAAATGGGGCTATTGTTATGACGGCAGGTCCATTCACCTATGGGCATCGATATTTAGTTGAATATGCTGCAGCACGAGCTTCAACCTTATATATTTTTGTAGTTAAAGACAACAAAACTTTTTTGGAGTATGAAGATAGGTATGCAATGGTAAAGGAGGGAACCAAAGACCTTCCAAATGTTGTTGTTTTGTCTTCCGGTATGTTCATAGGTTCACGGCTTACTTTTTCCAGTTATTATAACAGGGAAAAACTACAGGAAGTAAAAATCGACCCGTCAAGCGATGTAATTTTCTTCTCAAAAGAGATTGCCCCAATTCTTAATATTAAAACTAGATTTGTAGGGACAGAGCCATTCGATACTGTTACAAAACAGTATAACGAGACTATGCATAAGATTTTTCCTGAAAACGGTTTAAGTCTTGTTGAAATTCAGAGAAAAGAAATTGGCGATGTAGCAATCAGCGCATCAAGGGTACGGAGGCTGCTTGAAGAAAAGAACTTTGTGGAGATTTCCAAGATCGTTCCAGAGACGACGCTGTCATATTTGAAAGAAAAGTACGGCGGATAG
- a CDS encoding citrate lyase ligase, with the protein MKITPKKIVKAFIPYGILKILDVKKSKSIRVNAEKLQYNPPSPLVQTDIMQKWLSQIHGLCAAGYTATQWCIDKGYKNVVLYTEKQYWPLIEPIALSFRMDERITTHACSRIPFITRYQDEAIFGWFVSSALNTIDLKDVDVVFIIKPFIDSAAEKYLEGTKTRIVQLPSLIQLLRDYFFLEKPLILFTSLHPYVHLLTYCSPRFPQKNRTENEDNILSNRRAEKEFLDGLKKGIFTTSSYDEFPYTPSDVLEMMCPPPSYLDNTNLRIYNDKEGKYVNIKDGHRITIGQPENPEHTIYFFGGCRIFGHGAPDSGTTSSHLQALLNSHAPERHFIVQNYGGHVYGRHDDRLRKLFSLSVKPGDIVVSEVWAPLSEHYCWTDLSQILQRPHPYGEVFIDGVHFNENGNRAIADALYKTLEEHDFFSAPKENAAPPGTLFALPHLFGIPESVLQSKAAFSTNIPAKHKLFPGYEKQIEEYKKVLYEHRNKTLGENGAIAMTAGPFTYGHRYLVEYAAARVSTLYIFVVKDNKTFLEYEDRYAMVKEGTKDLPNVVVLSSGMFIGSRLTFSSYYNREKLQEVKIDPSSDVIFFAEEIAPILNIKTRFVGTEPFDTVTKQYNETMHKIFPENGVSLVEIPRKEIGGVAISASTVRRLLEEKNFVEISKIVPETTLLYLKEKYSG; encoded by the coding sequence TTGAAAATTACGCCGAAGAAGATTGTCAAAGCTTTTATACCGTATGGGATTTTAAAAATATTGGATGTAAAAAAATCCAAATCAATACGGGTAAACGCAGAAAAACTACAGTATAATCCCCCTTCACCCCTTGTACAGACTGATATTATGCAAAAATGGCTTTCTCAAATCCATGGGTTATGCGCGGCAGGTTATACCGCCACACAATGGTGCATTGACAAGGGGTATAAAAATGTCGTTCTCTATACAGAAAAGCAATATTGGCCTTTGATAGAACCGATTGCTTTATCATTTCGTATGGACGAAAGAATTACAACGCATGCCTGTTCAAGAATTCCTTTTATAACAAGGTATCAAGATGAAGCTATTTTTGGCTGGTTTGTTTCCAGTGCGCTCAATACAATCGATCTAAAAGATGTAGACGTGGTTTTTATCATCAAACCGTTTATTGATTCTGCCGCTGAGAAATATCTGGAGGGAACTAAAACGCGGATTGTGCAGTTGCCATCCTTGATACAGCTTTTGCGTGATTATTTCTTTCTTGAAAAACCACTGATCCTCTTTACTTCCCTCCATCCCTATGTTCACTTACTTACGTATTGCTCTCCACGATTTCCACAAAAAAATAGAACGGAAAATGAAGATAATATTTTGAGTAATCGCAGGGCAGAAAAAGAATTTTTGGATGGATTAAAAAAGGGTATATTTACCACATCCTCCTATGATGAATTTCCCTATACACCTTCGGATGTACTTGAAATGATGTGCCCTCCGCCCTCTTATTTAGATAACACCAATCTCCGTATTTACAATGATAAAGAAGGGAAATATGTAAACATTAAAGATGGTCACCGAATAACAATCGGGCAGCCTGAAAACCCGGAACATACGATTTATTTTTTTGGTGGTTGTCGAATCTTTGGCCATGGCGCACCGGACAGTGGCACGACTTCATCACATTTACAAGCGTTGCTAAATAGCCATGCTCCCGAGCGGCATTTTATCGTACAGAATTATGGCGGCCATGTATACGGACGTCATGATGACCGTTTACGCAAATTATTTTCTTTGTCTGTAAAACCAGGAGATATTGTAGTTTCCGAGGTTTGGGCTCCTCTATCAGAACACTATTGTTGGACTGATTTATCACAAATTTTGCAACGCCCCCATCCTTATGGTGAAGTATTTATAGACGGGGTACATTTTAATGAAAACGGCAATCGCGCCATAGCGGATGCTCTTTATAAAACTCTCGAAGAACATGATTTTTTTTCTGCGCCTAAAGAAAACGCCGCTCCCCCCGGTACACTGTTTGCGCTTCCGCATTTATTCGGTATCCCGGAATCAGTATTACAGAGCAAAGCAGCATTCTCTACGAATATCCCTGCAAAACACAAATTATTCCCTGGGTATGAAAAGCAGATTGAGGAATACAAAAAAGTTTTGTATGAACACCGCAACAAAACTTTGGGTGAAAATGGGGCTATTGCTATGACGGCAGGTCCATTCACCTATGGGCATCGATATTTAGTTGAATATGCTGCAGCACGAGTTTCAACCTTATATATTTTTGTAGTTAAAGACAACAAAACTTTTTTGGAGTATGAAGATAGGTATGCAATGGTAAAGGAGGGAACCAAAGACCTTCCAAATGTTGTCGTTTTGTCTTCCGGTATGTTCATAGGTTCACGGCTTACTTTTTCCAGTTATTATAACAGGGAAAAACTACAGGAGGTAAAAATCGACCCGTCAAGTGATGTAATTTTCTTCGCAGAAGAGATTGCCCCAATTCTTAATATTAAAACTAGATTTGTAGGGACAGAGCCATTCGATACTGTTACAAAACAGTATAACGAGACTATGCATAAGATTTTTCCTGAAAACGGTGTGAGTCTTGTTGAGATTCCGAGAAAAGAAATTGGCGGTGTAGCAATCAGCGCATCAACGGTACGGAGGCTGCTTGAAGAAAAAAACTTTGTGGAGATTTCCAAGATCGTTCCAGAGACGACGCTGTTATATTTGAAAGAAAAGTACAGCGGATAG
- a CDS encoding citrate lyase ligase, with the protein MKITLKEIVKTILPCEILKNRSLQKNKSVQVNADKAEHNFLPSLAHDIMQKWLSQIHELYAAGYTATQWCVDKGYKNIVLYTEKQYWPLMEPIALSFRMDERITMHACSRIPFIINYHDVIHFGSFVSGTLDTIDLKDVDVIFIIKPVIDYAAEKYLKGTKTRIVQLPSLIQILHFYFLYERPLILFTSIYPYVNLLTYHAPLFPQKKGTENETDILNGHSSLGKFIQGLKKGIFTTSTYNEFSYTPSDVLEMMTPSSSYLDTNNLRIYNDKEGKYVNIKDGHRVTIGQPENPVQTIYFYGDCRLFGYGAPDSGTTSSYLQALLNRHVPERHFIVRNYGGYIHGRHEDYLRQLFLLPVKPGDIVITSASPSEHYCWTDLSQILQRPHSYGEVFIDQLHWNENGNRAIADALYKVLEKHDFFSAPKENAAPPCALSAFPHLFGIPESALQKNTASSTNIPSEYTAELEKYKRSLLEHKTRIGAIVMNCNPFTFGHRYLAEYAAQQVERLYIFAVEEDKSIFPFADRLELIKAGVKDLPNVTVLPSGKFIISSLTFNDYFNKSKIQDRVIDPSNDVTIFAEEIAPTLGINVRFAGEEPLDNVTRQYNDTMKRILPQHGIEFEVIPRKEVDGTPISASKVRKLLEEKNFVEISKLVPETTLEYLKKIGKE; encoded by the coding sequence TTGAAAATTACGCTGAAGGAAATTGTCAAAACCATTCTACCGTGTGAAATTTTAAAAAATCGGAGCCTACAGAAAAATAAGTCAGTACAAGTAAATGCGGACAAGGCAGAGCATAATTTCCTTCCATCCCTTGCACACGATATTATGCAAAAATGGCTTTCTCAAATCCATGAGTTGTATGCGGCAGGTTATACAGCCACACAATGGTGCGTTGACAAGGGATATAAAAACATTGTTCTCTATACAGAAAAGCAATATTGGCCTTTGATGGAACCGATCGCTTTATCATTTCGTATGGATGAAAGAATAACAATGCATGCCTGTTCAAGAATTCCTTTTATAATAAATTATCACGATGTCATTCATTTTGGCAGTTTTGTTTCCGGTACGCTCGATACAATCGATCTGAAAGATGTAGATGTGATCTTTATCATCAAACCGGTTATCGATTATGCGGCTGAGAAATATCTGAAAGGAACTAAAACGCGGATTGTGCAGCTGCCATCATTAATACAGATTCTGCATTTCTATTTCCTTTATGAAAGACCACTAATCCTCTTTACTTCCATCTATCCCTACGTTAACTTACTTACATATCACGCTCCGTTATTTCCACAAAAAAAAGGAACAGAAAACGAAACTGATATTTTGAATGGGCACAGTTCATTAGGGAAATTTATACAAGGATTAAAAAAGGGTATATTTACCACATCCACCTATAATGAGTTTTCCTATACGCCGTCGGATGTGCTCGAAATGATGACTCCTTCTTCTTCTTATTTAGATACTAATAATCTTCGTATTTACAATGACAAAGAAGGAAAATATGTAAACATTAAAGATGGTCACCGAGTAACAATCGGGCAGCCTGAAAACCCGGTGCAAACCATTTATTTCTATGGCGATTGTAGACTTTTTGGTTATGGTGCGCCGGACAGCGGCACGACTTCATCATATTTACAAGCGCTGTTAAATAGGCATGTTCCGGAGCGGCATTTCATCGTACGGAATTATGGCGGCTATATACATGGGCGCCATGAGGACTATTTACGCCAACTATTTCTTTTACCAGTAAAGCCGGGAGATATTGTGATTACCTCGGCTTCTCCATCAGAGCACTATTGTTGGACTGATTTATCCCAAATTTTACAGCGTCCTCATTCTTACGGTGAAGTGTTTATTGATCAGTTGCATTGGAATGAAAACGGCAATCGCGCCATAGCAGATGCCCTCTATAAAGTTCTCGAAAAACATGATTTTTTTTCTGCGCCTAAAGAAAACGCCGCTCCACCCTGTGCACTGTCTGCATTTCCGCATTTATTCGGTATTCCGGAATCAGCCCTACAGAAAAACACGGCATCCTCTACAAATATTCCCTCCGAATACACCGCTGAATTAGAAAAATACAAAAGATCGCTGCTTGAGCATAAAACAAGAATCGGCGCTATTGTCATGAACTGCAATCCATTTACCTTCGGTCACCGGTATCTCGCGGAGTACGCCGCACAACAGGTTGAACGGCTCTATATCTTTGCGGTGGAAGAAGACAAGTCTATATTCCCATTTGCAGACAGGTTAGAGCTTATCAAAGCCGGCGTGAAAGACTTACCGAATGTTACCGTACTGCCAAGCGGTAAGTTTATTATTTCATCCCTCACGTTCAACGACTATTTTAATAAATCGAAAATACAGGATCGGGTGATTGACCCGTCAAATGATGTTACCATTTTCGCGGAAGAAATAGCTCCTACTTTAGGTATAAACGTACGTTTTGCCGGGGAAGAGCCATTGGACAATGTAACACGCCAATATAACGATACTATGAAGCGGATATTACCGCAGCATGGCATCGAATTTGAAGTAATTCCCAGGAAAGAAGTGGATGGAACGCCAATTAGCGCATCAAAGGTACGGAAGCTGCTTGAAGAAAAGAACTTCGTAGAGATTTCCAAGCTCGTGCCGGAAACAACCTTGGAATATCTGAAAAAAATAGGAAAAGAATAA